Within Conexibacter woesei DSM 14684, the genomic segment TTGCGCCGCCCGCGGCGCGCAGGAGCAGCGGCTCCGCCAGCTCGACGCCGCGCAGCCGCCGCTGCTCGATCGAGATCGAGCGCGCGGTCAGCAGCCCGCGCTTCACGCGCAGCGTCCCGCCCGGTTCGCGCACGAGCGCGAACCCCCACCAGCTCTCGACGAACAGCGCGCTCGCCGCCAGCGCCCCGACGACCACGAGCGCGACGACCAGCAGCCCGACCGCGAGCAGCACCGGTATCGCGTCGACGCGGTCCGCGCCGTCACGCGCGGCGTCGAACGCGACGCCCTCGACGCCGAACGTGTCGAGCAGCTGGATCCCGCCGCCGAGCACGATCAACGGCAGCGCCAGGGTCCAGGGCGAGAGCAGGTCGTACGGCAGCCAGCGCCAGCGCAGACGAACGAGCAGGCGCTCGGCGTCGGCGCCGGCGGGAGCGGCGGCGGGCGCGCCTGGGGTGCCGGTGGCGGGAGCGGCGGGGGTCCCGCCGCCGGGAGCGGCTGGGGTGCCGGTGCCGGGAGCGGCTGGAGCGCCGGCTGCGGGAACGGCGGCTGGGGTGCCGGTGGCGGGAACGGCGGCTGGGGTGCCGGTGGCGTGAGCGGCGGCCGGGGTGCCGGTGCCGGCGGCGGTCGTCGAGCGGCCGGGCGCGGCTGCGAGCGGACCGCTGGCGGCGGCCGGCGAGTCGCTGGGCTCGGCGGCGGCCGGCGTGGAGACGGCGGTGCTCGGTGCCGGCGGCGGCGCGGTGGCCCGCGCGAGCAGCTCCCGCCGCAGCCGGTCGGCCTCGTCGGAGGCGACCGCGTTGAGGACGAGACCGTGCTTCTCGCCGCTGCCGCCGTGGCGACCGGTGCCGACGTCGACCGTCGTCAGAGAGAAGAGGCGGTGCAGCGGCTTCGCGGTCAGGTTCACGGTGCGGATGCGATCGCGCGGCACGGAGCGGTTGCTGCGCTGCACGAGCCCCGATCTCAGCTCGACCCGCTCGTCCGTGACCCGGTAGCGCGTCGTCCACCAGCGCAGCGCGTCGGCGCCGGCGGCGAGCGCCTGTCCGCCGAAGATGGCGGCGATGCCGATCGTGACGCTCCGGCTCAGGTCGCCGCCGAGCACGAGCACGACCGCGATCGGAGCGAGCGCGAGCAGCAGCCGCACGACGTGCAGCGCGAGCACACGCGCGTCGAGCCGGCGCCACTCGACGCCGCCGCCCGCCGCCGCGCTGCCCGCGCCCGCGCCGCCCGCAGCCGCACCGCCGCCGCCCGCGCCCGCGCCGCCCGCAGCCGCACCGCCGCCGCCCGCGCCCGCGCCGCCCGCCGCCGCGCTGCCCGCGCCCGCGCCGCCCGGCTCCGTCATGTCGCGTCGCCGGGGGTCGCCTGGGTCGTCTCGGTCAGACGGTGGACCACCTCGGCCGCCAGCTCGTGATCGAGGCCGTCGATCGTGATCGCGCCCTTCGCCGAGGCGGTCGTCACGGTGACGGAGGCGAGGCCGAACAGCTGCTGCAGCGGACCGCGCAGGGTGTCGACCGTCTGCACGCGCGAGAGCGGGGCGACGCGCCACTCCTGCAGCAGCCAGCCGGAGGAGGCGTAGACCGCGTCGGGCGTCGTCTCCCAGCGGTGGACGCGGTAGCGCCAGCGCGGCATCACCACTACATACGCGAGCCCGGCGACGGCGCCGGACGCCAGCGCGGCGCCGAGCCAGCCACGCGCGCCCGGCGCGAGCACGAACGCCACCGCGAGCGCGAGCATCGGCGGCACGACCGTCGCGACGGCCTGTGCCGTCCACCAGCGCACGGCGCGCTCGTCCACGCGGTTCTGCGGCGGCCGCAGCCGCAGCTCGTTCTCCATCGCCGCAACCTATCGCGCGCCGCAGCGACGCTCGGTGCGGTCAGCCCCCGACCCGCGCCGAACGCCACCGGACGAGGCTCTAGACTCGCGGACCCGTGCCACCTGCCTTCAAGCCCGCGTACCTGATCCACGGCGACGACCACGGCCGGCTCGCGGAACGCCGCGCCAGACTCCGCGCGCTCGCGGAGCGCGAGAGCGGGTCGCAGGGGATCGAGGTGTTCGAGGGCGACGCCGCGACCGCCGAGGCGGTCGCCACCGCGCTGTCGGCGATGACGTTCGCGATCGGCCGCCGCTTCCTGATCGTCGACGGCGTCGAGCGCTGGAAGGCCGCCGACATGAGACTCGTCGAGCCGGCCCTGAAGACGCTCCCGCCCGACACGACGGTCGTCTTCTTCGGCCGCGAGGAGGGCCGCGCGAAGGTCCCCGACAGATTGATAGCCGCGGTCAGAGCGGCCGGCGGCGACGTCAGCACGGAGCTGACCGTCAAGCCGTGGGACCTGCCGAAGTGGGCGGTGGCGCAGGCCAGAGGGCTCGGCCTGGAGCTGCACCCCTCCGCCGCCAGAGCGCTCGTCGCGCACGTCGGCGAACGCCAGCAGCGGCTGCTGCGCGAGCTGGAGAAGCTCGCGCTGGAGCTGGGGGAGGGCGCGCGGATAGACCTCGAGCAGATCGAGGAGATCACCGCCAGCTCGGCGGAGCGGAAGGTCTGGACGCTCGCCGACGCGCTCGTCGCGCGCGACGGCCTCGCCGCCACGCGCGTCTACTTCGAGCTGCGCGAGCAGGGTGAGCGGCTCGCCGGCCTGCTCTACACGATCGCCAGACGGCTGCGAGACGCGCTCGACGTCGCCCAGCGGCTGGAGACCGGCGAGTCCGCCTCGCAGGTGCGTCGCGGGCTGCGGATGCCGCCGAAGGCGGCCGAGCGCTTCGTCGCCGACGTCCAGCGCACGGACGTCGCCGGCCTGCGCGCCGCGCTCGGGATCGTCGCGGACCTCGAGCTTGCCTCGCGCGGCGGTGCCGGCTCCGGTCTCAGCGAGGACACGCTCGCGATCGGCGCGATCGCCCGCCTCACCGCTTGACCCAACCGGCATCGTCCTGGATTGGTGTCGCTATGCGACCGCAACCCAGGACAACCTCGGCACGACAACGACAAACGACCCGCTCGCGCGGGCCGCTCGGCGTACGACTATGTTTGGGAGAAGAAGCCGCAGTCCTACGCTTCGCCACCACGTCCCGCAAGGATGCGGGCGGCGCGGGACTTCTTCCGCGCGCCGGTGTTGCGGTGGAGCGCGCCGCGCTTGACGGCCTTGTCGATCGTCTGGACCAGCTCGCGGTGCACCGGGGCGGCGTCCGCTCTGTCGTCACCCGAGACGATTGCCTCGAGACGACGGAAGGTGGTCTTGATCTTCGACGTGTAGCGACGGTTCTCGAGTCGCTCACGCTCGGAGCGCAGGATGCGCTTCTTCTGGGAGTGAATGTTGGCCATAAGATGATTTGGCCGCGGGCAGGGCCGCGGCGGCGTCGTACTATAGCGCGCTCGTGACGGCGCAGACCGCTGATGATCCAACCGCCGAGTCGGCGGGCCGCCGGCGGCGCCTTGCGCGCAACACCGCCATCTTCTCGATCGCGACGGGCCTGTCCCGGATCGCCGGGCTGGTGCGTGAGATCGTCGCCTCCAGCTACTTCGGCACGAGCGGCGCGTTCTCGGCCTTCACGATCGCCTTCCAGGTCCCCAACCTGGTCCGCAGCCTGTTCGCCGACGCCGCGCTCAGCGCCGCCTTCGTGCCCGTCTTCACGGAGCTGCTGGAGAGAAGACAGCAGAAGGAGGCGTTCCGCCTCGCGTCGACGCTCGCCCTGATCATCGTCGCCGCGCTCGGCGCGATCACGGCGATATTCATCCTCGGGGCGGGCGTGATCATGCCCCTCTTCACCGGGGACACGTTCGACGCGCACCTCAACTCGCTGACGATCGGCCTCAGCCAGGTGCTGTTCCCGATCGTCGTGCTGCTCGGGCTCAACGGGCTCGTCGTCGGGATCCTCAACACGTACGAGCACTTCACGATCCCGGCGATCGCGCCGCTGGTCTGGAACATGGTGATCATCGTCGTGCTGATCATCGGCCGCTCGTTCTTCGAGGGCGACCAGCAGATGTACGCCTACGCGGTCGGCGTCCTGCTCGGCACCGCGGTCCAGCTGGCGATGTCGGTCGCGATGCTGCCGCGCGTCGGCTTCAGATTCCAGTTCGCCTTCGACTGGCGCGACGCCCGCATCGCGCAGGTCTTCCGGCTGATGCTGCCGGTCACGATCAGCCTCGGGATCATCAACTTCGACCTGCTGATCAACTCGTCGCTCGGCACGCTCGTCTCCGACCAGGCGCCGCGCGCGATCGACGCCGCGTTCCGCATCTACATGCTCCCGCAGGGGATGTTCAGCGTCGCGGTCGCGACCGTCCTGTTCCCGACGCTGAGCCGCTACGCCGCCCAGCGCGACCTCGTCGGCCTGCGCCACACGATGGCGACGGGCGTGCGCCAGATCTGCCTGCTGCTGATCCCCGCCGCCGCCGTCACGCTCGTGCTCGCCGAGCCGATCACGCGCCTCGTCTACCAGCGCGGCGCGTTCGACGCGGAGTCGACCGAGCTGGTCTCGACGGCGCTCTTCTGGTTCTCGGTCAGCCTGCCGTTCTCCGGCATCAACCTGCTCCTCTCGCGCACGTTCTTCTCGCTCCAGAGACCGTGGTTCCCGACCGCGCTCGCGCTCGGCTCGCTGGTCGTCAACGTGATCGTCAGCCTCGCGCTCTACAAGCCGTTCGGGATCGCCGGCCTCGTGATCGGCACGGTCGTCTCCAACATCGCGATGACGATCGGCCAGGCGTGGGGGTTGCGCAAGCTGCTCCACGGCAGCCTCGAAGGCGCCGCGACGCTCCACGCCGTGGTCAGAATCTGCGTCGCCTCCGCCGTCCTCGCGGGCGTGTCGTGGTTCGTCTGGTGGGGCCTGGACGACGCGCTCGGCCGCTCGCTGCCGGCCCAGATCATCTCCGTCGGCATGGGCATCGGGACGGGCACGATGTTCTACGTCGCGATGGTGCTGAACTCGAAGGTCCCCGAGGGCCAGCAGATCTACCGCATGGTCGCCGGCCGGATGGGTCGGCGGAAGAGATGAGGCCTTAACGCAACGCGCCCGCCCGGCCCGGACTCCGACGAGGAGGGAAGAGGGCGGGGCGGGCGTGGTGCGTCGCCGGGCGTGCTGGCGCCCAGGTCTGGATCAGGCGTGCGAGCCGTGCTCGCGCCCGAAGAAGCCGCGGGTGAGGAACAGCGGCTGCGGCGCGTACGCCGTCAGCGTCTGCTGCGTCGCCTCGATCTCCTTCGAGGCGCGGCGCAGCCGGCGCGTGGGCCGGTTGTGACGGTCGGCTCGCTCGCGCAGGTCGGCCGCCCGGCTCTGCTGTTGGATCTGGGTGAGGGCGGGGTTCATGGCGTCAGCTCCAAGGTCGTTCTCTGACACTGGAGACGGTACGTCTGAGACGAACCGGACACATCGGGCGAATGCCGTCACTTCGGGGGCGCGATGCCTTACCTGAGGGGCACGACCCCTTACGGGGCCTTAGGCGCCTAACCTGTACCGGCCCATGGCCGACCAGTCCAAGATCCGCAACTTCTCGATCATCGCCCACATCGACCACGGCAAGTCGACGCTGGCCGACCGCATCCTCGAGGTCACCAAGACCGTCGAGCAGCGCGACATGAAGGCGCAGCTGCTCGACTCGATGGACCTCGAGCGCGAGCGCGGCATCACGATCAAGGCGCAGGCCGTGCGCGTGATGTTCGACGCCTCCGACGGCGAGACGTACCAGCTGCACCTGATCGACACGCCCGGCCACGTCGACTTCTCCTATGAGGTGTCGCGCTCGCTCGCCGCGTGCGAGGGCGCGCTGCTCGTCGTCGACGCCTCGCAGGGCGTCGAGGCGCAGACGCTCGCGAACACCTACCTCGCGATCGACGGCGGGCTGGAGCTGGTCCCGGTCCTCAACAAGATCGACCTGCCCGGCGCGGAGCCCGAGCGCGTCGCGGGCGAGGTCTCCGAGCTGCTCGGCGAGGACCCCGACGACGTGCTGCGGATCAGCGCCAAGACCGGCATGGGCGTCAGAGAGGTGCTCGACCAGCTCGTGCAGAAGGTCCCCGCGCCCGGCGGCGACCCGACCGCGGCGCCGCGCGCGCTGATCTTCGACTCCGAGTTCGACCAGTACCGCGGCGTGATCGCCTACATCCGCGTCGTCGACGGCACCTTCACGAAGGGCGAGGCGATCCGCGCGATGGCGGCCGGGACCGAGGCCGAGATCGACGAGATCGGCTTCTTCAACCCGGCGATGACGCCGACGGCGACGCTCGGCCCGGGCGAGGTCGGCTACCTCATCACCGGCGTCAAGGACGTCGCGATGCTGCGCGTCGGCGACACGCTGACGACCAAGCGCGGCGCGGCGACCGAGGCGCTGCCGGGCTACCAGGACGTCAAGCCGATGGTCTTCTGCGGCCTCTTCCCGATCGACTCCGACGACTACCCGGACCTGCGCGACGCGCTGGAGAAGCTGACGCTCAACGACGCCGCCCTCTCGTGGGAGCCGGAGACGTCCGAGGCGCTCGGCTTTGGCTTCCGCTGCGGTTTCCTCGGCCTGCTGCACATGGACATCGTGCGCGAGCGGCTGGAGCGCGAGTACGACCTCGAGCTGATGACGACGATGCCGTCGGTCGAGTTCGAGGTCGAGCTGTCGAGCAGAGAGATCGTGCCGGTCCACAACCCGTCCGACATGCCGGACCCGACGAAGATCAGAGAGATCCGCGAGCCGTACATCAAGGCGAGCATCCTGACGCCGAAGGAGTTCGTCGGCACGATCATGGAGCTGTGCCAGGACAAGCGCGGCACGCACGCGGGCATGCAGTACCTCTCCGCCGACCGCGTGCAGCTGGAGTACGACTTGCCGCTCGCCGAGATCGTGCTCGACTTCTTCGACCAGCTGAAGTCGCGCACGCGCGGCTACGCCTCGCTGGACTACGAGCTGAGCGGCCTGAGAGCGAGCGACCTCGTCAAGCTCGACATCCTGCTGTCGGGCGACCCGGTCGACGCGCTGTCGATGGTCGTCCACCGCACGAAGGCGCACGACGTCGGCCGCGTGCTGGCGGAGAAGCTGAAGCAGAAGATCCCGCGCCAGCAGTTCGACGTGCCGATCCAGGCCGCCATAGGCTCGCGCGTCGTCGCGCGCGAGACCGTCAAGGCGTACCGCAAGGACGTCGTCGCGAAGTGCTACGGCGGCGACATCTCGCGCAAGCGCAAGCT encodes:
- a CDS encoding PH domain-containing protein, encoding MTEPGGAGAGSAAAGGAGAGGGGAAAGGAGAGGGGAAAGGAGAGSAAAGGGVEWRRLDARVLALHVVRLLLALAPIAVVLVLGGDLSRSVTIGIAAIFGGQALAAGADALRWWTTRYRVTDERVELRSGLVQRSNRSVPRDRIRTVNLTAKPLHRLFSLTTVDVGTGRHGGSGEKHGLVLNAVASDEADRLRRELLARATAPPPAPSTAVSTPAAAEPSDSPAAASGPLAAAPGRSTTAAGTGTPAAAHATGTPAAVPATGTPAAVPAAGAPAAPGTGTPAAPGGGTPAAPATGTPGAPAAAPAGADAERLLVRLRWRWLPYDLLSPWTLALPLIVLGGGIQLLDTFGVEGVAFDAARDGADRVDAIPVLLAVGLLVVALVVVGALAASALFVESWWGFALVREPGGTLRVKRGLLTARSISIEQRRLRGVELAEPLLLRAAGGATLHAIATGLRSGDDGSSGRGARANALLPSVPRGEAEQVAAAVLEQGDVAAQLGELRPHPPVARRRRIVRALVAVAAVGAALLLAGPLLGWIPSWTPALALVLLGPALLLGVDAYRALGHRVAGGYLVTRHGTFVRRTHALERDGVIGWTVSRSPFQRRAGVVTVTATIAAGTGAYRIIDVDDGGGLAFAEEAVPGILAPFLVRSSATRTPTTP
- a CDS encoding PH domain-containing protein, which encodes MENELRLRPPQNRVDERAVRWWTAQAVATVVPPMLALAVAFVLAPGARGWLGAALASGAVAGLAYVVVMPRWRYRVHRWETTPDAVYASSGWLLQEWRVAPLSRVQTVDTLRGPLQQLFGLASVTVTTASAKGAITIDGLDHELAAEVVHRLTETTQATPGDAT
- the holA gene encoding DNA polymerase III subunit delta, giving the protein MPPAFKPAYLIHGDDHGRLAERRARLRALAERESGSQGIEVFEGDAATAEAVATALSAMTFAIGRRFLIVDGVERWKAADMRLVEPALKTLPPDTTVVFFGREEGRAKVPDRLIAAVRAAGGDVSTELTVKPWDLPKWAVAQARGLGLELHPSAARALVAHVGERQQRLLRELEKLALELGEGARIDLEQIEEITASSAERKVWTLADALVARDGLAATRVYFELREQGERLAGLLYTIARRLRDALDVAQRLETGESASQVRRGLRMPPKAAERFVADVQRTDVAGLRAALGIVADLELASRGGAGSGLSEDTLAIGAIARLTA
- the rpsT gene encoding 30S ribosomal protein S20, with product MANIHSQKKRILRSERERLENRRYTSKIKTTFRRLEAIVSGDDRADAAPVHRELVQTIDKAVKRGALHRNTGARKKSRAARILAGRGGEA
- the murJ gene encoding murein biosynthesis integral membrane protein MurJ; this translates as MTAQTADDPTAESAGRRRRLARNTAIFSIATGLSRIAGLVREIVASSYFGTSGAFSAFTIAFQVPNLVRSLFADAALSAAFVPVFTELLERRQQKEAFRLASTLALIIVAALGAITAIFILGAGVIMPLFTGDTFDAHLNSLTIGLSQVLFPIVVLLGLNGLVVGILNTYEHFTIPAIAPLVWNMVIIVVLIIGRSFFEGDQQMYAYAVGVLLGTAVQLAMSVAMLPRVGFRFQFAFDWRDARIAQVFRLMLPVTISLGIINFDLLINSSLGTLVSDQAPRAIDAAFRIYMLPQGMFSVAVATVLFPTLSRYAAQRDLVGLRHTMATGVRQICLLLIPAAAVTLVLAEPITRLVYQRGAFDAESTELVSTALFWFSVSLPFSGINLLLSRTFFSLQRPWFPTALALGSLVVNVIVSLALYKPFGIAGLVIGTVVSNIAMTIGQAWGLRKLLHGSLEGAATLHAVVRICVASAVLAGVSWFVWWGLDDALGRSLPAQIISVGMGIGTGTMFYVAMVLNSKVPEGQQIYRMVAGRMGRRKR
- the lepA gene encoding translation elongation factor 4, whose product is MADQSKIRNFSIIAHIDHGKSTLADRILEVTKTVEQRDMKAQLLDSMDLERERGITIKAQAVRVMFDASDGETYQLHLIDTPGHVDFSYEVSRSLAACEGALLVVDASQGVEAQTLANTYLAIDGGLELVPVLNKIDLPGAEPERVAGEVSELLGEDPDDVLRISAKTGMGVREVLDQLVQKVPAPGGDPTAAPRALIFDSEFDQYRGVIAYIRVVDGTFTKGEAIRAMAAGTEAEIDEIGFFNPAMTPTATLGPGEVGYLITGVKDVAMLRVGDTLTTKRGAATEALPGYQDVKPMVFCGLFPIDSDDYPDLRDALEKLTLNDAALSWEPETSEALGFGFRCGFLGLLHMDIVRERLEREYDLELMTTMPSVEFEVELSSREIVPVHNPSDMPDPTKIREIREPYIKASILTPKEFVGTIMELCQDKRGTHAGMQYLSADRVQLEYDLPLAEIVLDFFDQLKSRTRGYASLDYELSGLRASDLVKLDILLSGDPVDALSMVVHRTKAHDVGRVLAEKLKQKIPRQQFDVPIQAAIGSRVVARETVKAYRKDVVAKCYGGDISRKRKLLEKQKKGKARMKQVGRVEVPQEAFLAVLELGDTR